Proteins from a genomic interval of Kiritimatiellia bacterium:
- a CDS encoding tyrosine--tRNA ligase gives MPPSIDPSFHVLASRTVDLHSADELRIRLERARKEHRPLRVKYGADPSAPDIHLGHVVGLNKLREFQDQGHTVVFIIGDFTGMIGDPSGKSQTRKALSREQVRENAKSYQEQVFKILDPARTETRFNSEWLSPMTFEDVIRLSAHVTVAQMLARDDFGKRYAAQQPISLVEFLYPLVQAYDSVMVKADVELGGTDQLFNLLLGRELQKVFGQEPQIAMTLPLLEGLDGVNKMSKSLGNYIGVTEPPKEIFGKMMSVSDELMWRYLSLVLCRPEAEIEALKKDVQAGRRHPRQVKDGIAQEVVAKFHGAGAARAASEEFAKVFSQDQVPADIPTVRLEAADRPDGRMNIVALLVKAGLASSNSEARRLVQQGAVRVADVKVSDPKAAVEVPDGVVIRCGKRGFARVG, from the coding sequence ATGCCTCCATCCATCGATCCATCGTTCCACGTGCTGGCCTCCCGGACCGTGGATCTCCATTCCGCGGACGAACTTCGCATTCGCCTGGAGCGCGCCCGGAAAGAGCACCGGCCGCTGCGCGTGAAATACGGGGCCGATCCGTCCGCGCCGGACATCCACCTGGGCCACGTGGTGGGTCTGAATAAGCTGCGCGAATTCCAGGACCAGGGCCACACCGTGGTCTTCATCATCGGCGATTTCACAGGCATGATCGGCGACCCGTCGGGCAAGTCCCAGACCCGGAAAGCGCTCTCCCGGGAACAGGTCCGGGAAAACGCGAAGAGCTACCAGGAACAGGTGTTCAAGATCCTGGACCCGGCGCGCACGGAAACGCGCTTCAATTCCGAATGGCTCTCCCCGATGACGTTCGAGGATGTCATCCGGCTTTCCGCGCACGTCACCGTGGCCCAGATGCTGGCCCGGGACGATTTCGGGAAGCGTTACGCAGCCCAGCAGCCGATTTCCCTGGTCGAGTTCCTGTACCCGCTGGTCCAGGCGTACGATTCGGTGATGGTGAAGGCCGACGTGGAGCTGGGCGGCACGGACCAGCTGTTCAACCTCCTGCTCGGCCGCGAATTGCAGAAGGTGTTCGGCCAGGAACCGCAGATCGCCATGACGCTGCCTTTGCTCGAAGGTCTCGACGGCGTCAACAAGATGAGCAAGAGCCTCGGTAACTACATCGGGGTGACCGAGCCGCCGAAGGAAATCTTCGGCAAGATGATGTCCGTCAGTGACGAACTCATGTGGCGCTATCTGTCCCTGGTGCTGTGCCGGCCCGAGGCGGAAATCGAGGCGCTGAAGAAGGACGTGCAGGCCGGCCGCCGGCATCCCCGGCAGGTGAAGGACGGGATCGCGCAGGAGGTCGTCGCCAAGTTCCACGGGGCCGGCGCGGCCCGGGCGGCGTCCGAGGAGTTCGCCAAGGTCTTTTCGCAGGACCAGGTCCCCGCGGATATTCCGACGGTGCGGCTGGAAGCGGCCGACCGCCCGGACGGCCGGATGAATATCGTCGCCCTGCTGGTCAAGGCGGGCCTGGCCTCGAGCAACAGCGAGGCGCGGCGGTTAGTGCAGCAGGGCGCCGTGCGGGTGGCGGACGTTAAGGTCTCCGATCCGAAGGCCGCGGTAGAGGTTCCCGACGGGGTCGTGATCCGGTGCGGCAAGCGCGGCTTTGCCCGCGTGGGATAG
- a CDS encoding ankyrin repeat domain-containing protein: MNEKRVLQILAAGMALAVLALLTGCEVRRPPRVVRMARPTISIHDAVRRDHREELALNRAVGVDVNLRDLQGATPLHVAAELGREAAADLLIAWGADVNAQDAHGRTPMHLAASAGQAGIERLLIAASANVNANDAEGLTPVLTAHLQNRKEVFDLLISAGAEFDFAPEVEEWVPAPAAAAGPAAPAPSPAARRTGGSFRIWTSASSAQIEAEFVDIVTDTVVLRSPQNELFRIPITRLTREDQILARQMSGAAPPRLVRRTSPAPDRPGRTSADSLGPRIGKQNGWTLLENCRLEHNDSNDGDSLHISHQGKEYIFRLYYVDAPETSLNFPQRVEDQGRYFNLKAEEALNIGHKAARFTTQALAGKPLTIATKWEDARGQSALPRYYAFITTDAGDLDEMLVAEGLARIYGMPISSSLGDQKRQNLKRLESKARQGRHGAWNKSKSGEETEAI; encoded by the coding sequence ATGAACGAGAAGAGAGTCCTGCAGATCCTGGCGGCGGGCATGGCGCTGGCGGTCCTCGCGCTGCTGACGGGCTGCGAAGTGCGACGCCCGCCCCGCGTGGTCCGGATGGCCCGCCCCACAATCTCCATTCACGACGCGGTCCGGCGCGACCATCGCGAGGAACTGGCGCTCAACCGCGCCGTCGGCGTGGACGTCAACCTCCGCGACCTGCAAGGCGCCACGCCCCTCCATGTCGCGGCGGAACTCGGGCGGGAGGCCGCCGCCGACCTCCTGATCGCCTGGGGCGCCGACGTCAACGCGCAGGATGCGCACGGCCGGACCCCCATGCACCTGGCCGCTTCCGCGGGCCAGGCCGGCATCGAGCGCCTGCTGATCGCCGCGAGCGCCAATGTCAACGCCAACGATGCCGAGGGCCTCACGCCCGTCCTGACCGCGCACCTGCAGAACCGCAAGGAGGTCTTCGACCTTCTGATTTCAGCCGGCGCGGAGTTCGATTTTGCCCCGGAGGTGGAGGAGTGGGTTCCCGCCCCGGCGGCCGCCGCCGGCCCCGCCGCGCCCGCCCCGTCCCCCGCCGCGCGCCGCACGGGAGGCTCGTTCCGCATCTGGACCAGCGCCTCGTCGGCGCAGATCGAGGCGGAATTCGTGGATATCGTCACGGACACCGTCGTGCTGCGCAGCCCCCAGAACGAGCTCTTTCGCATCCCCATCACCCGCCTCACGCGCGAGGACCAGATCCTGGCGCGGCAAATGAGCGGCGCCGCCCCGCCCCGGCTGGTGCGGAGAACATCCCCCGCGCCCGACAGGCCCGGCCGGACCTCGGCCGACTCGCTCGGCCCGCGGATCGGCAAACAAAACGGATGGACCCTTCTTGAAAACTGCCGCCTCGAGCACAACGACTCCAACGACGGCGACTCGTTGCACATCAGCCACCAGGGCAAGGAGTACATCTTCCGCCTCTATTACGTGGACGCGCCCGAAACCAGCCTGAACTTCCCCCAGCGCGTCGAGGATCAGGGTCGCTACTTCAACCTGAAGGCGGAGGAGGCGCTGAACATCGGCCACAAGGCCGCCCGCTTCACGACGCAGGCGCTGGCCGGCAAGCCGCTGACCATCGCGACCAAGTGGGAGGACGCGCGGGGCCAGAGCGCGCTGCCGCGGTATTACGCGTTCATCACCACGGACGCCGGGGATCTGGACGAAATGCTGGTCGCGGAAGGCCTGGCCCGGATCTACGGCATGCCCATCAGCAGCAGCCTAGGCGACCAGAAGCGCCAGAACCTCAAGAGGCTGGAAAGCAAGGCCCGGCAAGGCCGTCACGGCGCATGGAACAAGTCCAAGTCCGGAGAAGAAACGGAAGCGATTTGA
- a CDS encoding LPS-assembly protein LptD: MAASLLAAAGPAAGAAEKQSAEVGGAEIHADQLEYESAKRLLTGRGNVVIVREADVLRADHVTYRTDTQDAVAQGNVVLERSGSLWRGEKLKYNFKTRLGDFGTFEYFADPYYIRAKESRQVSSNEFVMKKAVFTTCEGERPLVFMKMREAKIIDDIRLRAKGVWIFLGPLPILYTPFLSKRLDSMGWEFVPGRSGRSGYFLLSAYTFPVSSNLLSSTHIDYRSERGWAGGQDFIWGKAGTTPRGLVTVYYADDQKPFKDEEEEEEWGELVDSDRYRLRLSDVRSLGTRDTLVTELNYLSDPRVIEEFFNEEFRLRSLPENRVSLIHRGDRYTASLSVNKRLNDFFANVNRLPEARLDVPRMQLGDTPFYYETYNGAAWLELEYPEGFETNNYDAIRLDSSHMLYWPTRHFGFLTITPRGGYRATYYSTTYETAYVTNTVALTDTNGVIVGATNTVEELVKESAGLRNLYETGVEVSFKAFKVLHESPIGRDFQGLRHVVEPYAKHTYVPEPNLRFFELPQFDAVDELDRRHDIYFGVRNKLQSKRRTGQVVPVEPPDSSVTDLLLPQNSGLTIHDFLDVGVFSTYRLDPYPGENDFSNVDFDARLRLVDWLPIDAWVTYDPYESEITEARVEAALLDLEDASRLSVQYLYRLDKRNQVATDLRLFPYDPWSFRLYMRYDIETSELEEQAYFIEHKTSCLGIGTGYRRVELDDDDQIWFQVWLTAFPKSYIKMGL; the protein is encoded by the coding sequence GTGGCCGCCAGCCTATTGGCGGCCGCGGGGCCCGCGGCGGGGGCGGCCGAGAAACAGTCGGCCGAGGTCGGCGGCGCCGAGATCCACGCCGACCAGTTGGAATACGAGTCCGCGAAGCGGCTTCTGACCGGCCGGGGGAATGTCGTGATCGTGCGCGAGGCCGACGTGCTGCGGGCGGACCACGTGACGTACCGGACCGACACGCAGGACGCCGTGGCGCAGGGCAACGTCGTGCTGGAGCGTTCGGGCAGCCTGTGGCGGGGGGAGAAGCTGAAGTACAACTTCAAGACCCGCCTCGGCGATTTCGGCACCTTCGAGTACTTCGCCGATCCCTATTACATACGCGCCAAGGAATCCCGGCAGGTGTCCTCCAACGAGTTCGTGATGAAGAAGGCCGTCTTCACCACGTGCGAAGGCGAGCGCCCGCTGGTCTTCATGAAAATGAGGGAGGCGAAGATCATCGACGACATCCGGTTGCGCGCGAAGGGCGTCTGGATCTTCCTGGGGCCGCTGCCCATCCTCTACACGCCGTTCCTGTCCAAGCGGCTGGACAGCATGGGCTGGGAGTTCGTGCCCGGGCGCAGCGGCCGTTCGGGATACTTCCTGCTGTCCGCCTACACGTTCCCCGTCTCGTCCAACCTGCTGTCCTCCACGCACATCGATTACCGCAGCGAGCGCGGCTGGGCCGGCGGGCAGGACTTCATCTGGGGCAAGGCCGGGACCACGCCGCGCGGCCTGGTGACGGTGTATTACGCCGACGACCAGAAGCCGTTCAAGGACGAGGAGGAAGAGGAGGAGTGGGGCGAACTGGTGGACAGCGACCGCTACCGCCTGCGCCTCTCGGACGTGCGCAGCCTGGGGACGCGGGACACCCTGGTCACCGAGTTGAACTACTTGAGCGATCCCCGCGTGATCGAGGAGTTCTTCAACGAGGAGTTCCGCCTCCGCTCCCTGCCGGAGAACCGCGTCTCGCTGATCCACCGCGGCGACCGGTACACGGCCTCCCTGTCCGTGAACAAGCGGCTGAACGATTTCTTCGCAAACGTCAACCGCCTGCCCGAGGCCCGGCTGGACGTCCCGCGGATGCAACTCGGGGACACGCCCTTCTACTACGAGACCTATAACGGGGCGGCGTGGCTGGAACTGGAGTATCCCGAGGGCTTCGAGACCAACAACTACGACGCCATCCGGCTCGACTCCAGCCACATGCTGTACTGGCCGACCCGGCACTTCGGATTCCTGACGATCACCCCGCGCGGCGGCTACCGGGCCACCTACTATTCCACCACCTACGAGACGGCCTACGTCACGAACACGGTGGCCCTCACGGACACCAACGGCGTCATCGTGGGCGCGACGAACACGGTCGAGGAACTGGTGAAGGAAAGCGCCGGGCTTCGAAACCTGTACGAGACGGGCGTGGAGGTGTCGTTCAAGGCGTTCAAGGTGCTCCACGAGAGCCCGATTGGCCGCGATTTCCAGGGGCTCCGGCACGTCGTCGAGCCGTACGCGAAACACACCTACGTTCCCGAGCCGAACCTGCGATTCTTTGAGCTGCCGCAGTTCGACGCGGTGGACGAACTGGACCGTCGGCACGACATCTACTTCGGCGTCCGCAACAAGCTGCAGTCCAAGCGCCGCACGGGGCAGGTCGTGCCCGTGGAGCCGCCGGATTCCAGCGTAACGGACCTCCTGCTCCCGCAGAACAGCGGGCTGACCATTCATGACTTCCTCGATGTCGGCGTGTTCAGCACCTACCGGCTCGATCCCTATCCCGGCGAAAACGACTTCAGCAACGTGGATTTTGACGCCCGGTTGCGGCTGGTCGACTGGCTGCCCATCGATGCGTGGGTGACCTACGACCCGTACGAATCGGAGATCACGGAGGCCCGCGTGGAGGCCGCCCTGCTGGATCTCGAGGACGCCAGCCGGCTTTCCGTGCAGTACCTTTACCGGCTGGACAAGCGGAACCAGGTGGCGACGGACCTGCGGCTTTTCCCGTACGACCCGTGGTCCTTCCGGTTGTACATGCGGTATGACATCGAAACCAGCGAGCTCGAGGAACAGGCGTACTTCATCGAGCACAAGACCTCCTGCCTGGGGATCGGCACCGGCTACCGGAGGGTGGAGTTGGACGACGACGACCAGATCTGGTTCCAGGTCTGGCTGACGGCCTTCCCGAAGAGCTACATCAAGATGGGACTTTGA
- a CDS encoding SDR family oxidoreductase — MSAEYLVTGGGGFIGSNLVRALVGQGRRVRVFDNLSTGHRENLEDVESSIEFILGDLRDAEAVKGAVRGVRYVLHAAALPSVARSVRDPVATNEVNVAGTLNLLLAARDAKVERVVFSSSSSVYGDTKVLPKREDMLPSPRSPYALSKLAGEHYGSIFTELFGLATFSLRYFNVFGPRQDPSSQYSAVIPRFIDALHHDQAPVIYGDGMQTRDFTFVEDVVSANLCCCSAPLDAAGAAYNVAWGNRISLRELVSRLKQIMGKSIEPLYEATRAGDVHDSQADSALAQSRLGWKPKVPFEEGLRRTVEWFLARP, encoded by the coding sequence ATGAGCGCAGAATACCTGGTGACCGGCGGCGGCGGATTCATCGGCTCGAACCTCGTGAGGGCGTTGGTCGGGCAGGGCCGCCGTGTCCGGGTGTTCGACAACCTTTCCACCGGCCACCGGGAGAACCTCGAGGACGTGGAGTCGAGCATCGAGTTCATCCTGGGCGATCTCCGCGACGCGGAGGCGGTCAAGGGCGCGGTCCGGGGCGTGCGATACGTGCTGCACGCCGCCGCCTTGCCCTCCGTGGCCCGGTCGGTCCGGGATCCCGTCGCCACCAACGAGGTCAACGTCGCCGGCACGCTCAACCTGCTCCTGGCGGCCCGCGACGCCAAGGTAGAGCGGGTGGTGTTTTCCTCCTCGTCCTCCGTCTACGGAGACACGAAGGTCCTGCCCAAGCGGGAAGACATGCTGCCGAGCCCGCGCTCCCCGTACGCGCTGTCCAAGCTGGCGGGGGAGCACTACGGCAGCATCTTCACGGAGTTATTCGGGCTGGCGACGTTTTCCCTCCGGTACTTCAATGTCTTCGGCCCGCGCCAGGATCCCTCCTCGCAGTACTCGGCGGTGATTCCCCGTTTCATCGACGCTCTGCATCACGACCAGGCCCCCGTGATTTACGGGGATGGCATGCAAACGCGGGATTTCACGTTCGTGGAGGACGTGGTGTCGGCGAACCTCTGTTGCTGCAGCGCTCCGCTCGATGCCGCCGGGGCGGCCTACAACGTGGCCTGGGGCAACCGCATTTCGCTGCGGGAACTCGTCTCCCGGCTGAAGCAGATCATGGGCAAGAGCATCGAGCCCCTCTACGAGGCGACGCGGGCCGGGGACGTGCACGACTCGCAGGCCGATTCCGCCCTCGCCCAGTCCCGGCTTGGTTGGAAGCCGAAGGTGCCCTTCGAGGAAGGCCTGCGGCGTACCGTTGAGTGGTTCCTTGCACGGCCCTGA
- a CDS encoding inositol monophosphatase produces MTDSFPLDRWLETAVAAVRAAGRHALENRRRRTETVERSAHDVKLALDLECQREAEAVIARVFPHARVMGEEGGSGGGDGAPVWVIDPIDGTVNFSHGMPLWCSSVAVLQGDETLAGAVLVPELDELYTATCEGPAERNGAAIRVSDTASLSDAMILTGLSKHMGSNPAALDFLAEIAVRAQKVRLMGAAAVDLCHVACGRSDGYFESSIYLWDVAAAGLVVRRAGGRTETLRQFSPVHLRYLCTNGRLHEELKRLVERHFPGPG; encoded by the coding sequence ATGACGGATTCCTTCCCGCTGGATCGGTGGCTGGAAACCGCCGTGGCGGCCGTCCGCGCCGCGGGCCGCCACGCGCTGGAAAACCGGCGCCGCCGGACCGAAACGGTCGAACGCTCCGCCCACGACGTCAAACTGGCCCTGGATCTGGAGTGCCAACGCGAAGCCGAAGCCGTGATTGCCCGCGTCTTTCCACACGCCCGCGTGATGGGGGAGGAAGGCGGCTCGGGCGGAGGGGACGGCGCCCCGGTCTGGGTCATCGATCCCATCGACGGAACCGTGAATTTCTCCCACGGCATGCCGCTGTGGTGTTCGTCCGTGGCCGTCCTCCAGGGCGATGAAACCCTGGCCGGCGCCGTGCTGGTCCCGGAACTGGACGAACTCTACACGGCCACCTGCGAAGGGCCGGCCGAGCGGAATGGGGCGGCGATCCGGGTGTCGGATACGGCGTCGCTGTCGGACGCGATGATCCTGACCGGTCTTTCCAAGCACATGGGCTCCAACCCGGCCGCGCTGGACTTCCTGGCGGAGATCGCCGTCCGGGCGCAGAAAGTACGGCTCATGGGGGCGGCGGCCGTGGACCTTTGCCATGTGGCCTGCGGGCGGTCCGACGGCTACTTCGAGTCGAGCATCTACCTGTGGGATGTGGCCGCCGCCGGCCTGGTGGTCCGCCGAGCCGGCGGGCGGACCGAAACGCTCCGGCAATTCAGCCCGGTCCACCTGCGGTACCTGTGCACCAACGGGCGCCTTCACGAGGAGTTGAAGCGCCTGGTCGAACGGCACTTCCCGGGGCCGGGATAG
- the gspG gene encoding type II secretion system major pseudopilin GspG, with amino-acid sequence MKKHPGRGRAGFTLIEILVVVLIITILAGLVGVNILHKPGEARVSAARMQLQQLKTAVQLYRAEQGAVPTQEQGLEALVSRPSREPMPRNYPDGGYLDSVKVPEDPWGREYLYLAPGRRNELFEIISYGGDGEPGGSGEAGDLTSSDLQ; translated from the coding sequence ATGAAGAAACACCCCGGGCGCGGCAGGGCGGGTTTTACGCTGATTGAAATCCTGGTCGTGGTGCTGATCATCACGATCCTGGCCGGCCTCGTCGGGGTCAACATCCTGCACAAGCCCGGCGAGGCGCGCGTCTCGGCGGCGCGCATGCAGCTCCAGCAGCTGAAGACCGCCGTGCAGCTCTACCGGGCCGAGCAGGGTGCCGTGCCGACCCAGGAGCAGGGCCTGGAAGCGCTCGTGTCCCGGCCGTCCCGCGAGCCAATGCCCCGCAACTATCCCGACGGCGGATACCTGGACTCCGTCAAGGTTCCCGAGGATCCCTGGGGCCGCGAGTACCTCTACCTCGCGCCCGGACGCCGCAACGAACTCTTCGAGATCATCAGTTACGGCGGCGACGGCGAGCCCGGCGGCAGCGGCGAGGCCGGGGATCTCACGAGTTCCGACCTGCAATGA
- the aroC gene encoding chorismate synthase, giving the protein MSSTFGAIFRVTTFGESHGKGVGAVVDGCPPRLALAEADIQAQLDRRRPGQSDLSTPREESDRVSILSGVENGLTLGTPIGLLVPNRDQRPGDYSDMSRIPRPSHADWTYQAKYGIRASSGGGRSSARETIGRVAAGAIAEKWLREQFGVDIVAWVSAVGPVDAPDLAGRALTRRDVDAHPTRCPDPAAAEKMAEAIRAAREARDSTGGVITAVCRGVPAGWGEPVFGKLEARLAQAMLSIPATKGFEIGSGFAGARMRGSEHNDPFVMKNGRLGTATNRSGGVQGGISNGEPIMFRVAFKPPATIGTPQRTVDFDGRPVVLEAAGRHDPCVVPRAVPIVEAMAALVLADAALIQKTRA; this is encoded by the coding sequence ATGTCCAGCACGTTCGGCGCGATCTTCAGGGTGACCACGTTCGGCGAGTCGCACGGGAAGGGCGTGGGGGCGGTCGTGGACGGCTGCCCGCCCCGGCTGGCCCTGGCCGAGGCCGATATCCAGGCGCAACTGGACCGCCGGCGCCCGGGGCAGAGCGACCTGTCGACGCCGCGCGAGGAGAGCGACAGGGTCAGCATACTTTCCGGCGTGGAAAACGGGCTCACGCTGGGCACCCCGATCGGCTTGCTGGTTCCGAACCGGGACCAGCGGCCGGGCGATTACTCGGACATGAGCCGCATCCCCCGTCCGTCGCATGCCGACTGGACCTACCAGGCCAAGTACGGCATCCGGGCGTCCAGCGGCGGCGGCCGCTCCAGCGCGCGCGAGACGATCGGCCGCGTGGCGGCCGGCGCCATCGCGGAGAAGTGGCTGCGGGAACAGTTCGGCGTGGACATCGTGGCCTGGGTCAGCGCCGTGGGGCCCGTCGACGCGCCCGACCTGGCCGGCCGCGCGCTGACGCGGCGGGACGTGGATGCGCACCCGACCCGGTGCCCCGATCCGGCCGCGGCGGAGAAAATGGCGGAGGCCATCCGGGCCGCGCGCGAGGCGAGGGACTCGACCGGCGGGGTGATCACGGCCGTGTGCCGGGGCGTTCCGGCGGGCTGGGGCGAACCCGTCTTCGGCAAGCTGGAGGCGCGGCTGGCGCAGGCCATGCTGTCCATTCCCGCGACCAAGGGCTTCGAAATCGGCTCCGGCTTTGCCGGGGCCCGGATGCGCGGATCGGAGCACAACGACCCCTTCGTCATGAAGAACGGGCGCCTCGGCACCGCGACCAACCGCAGCGGGGGCGTGCAGGGCGGGATCTCCAACGGCGAACCCATCATGTTTCGCGTGGCGTTCAAGCCGCCCGCGACCATCGGGACGCCGCAGCGGACGGTGGATTTCGACGGGCGGCCGGTGGTGCTGGAAGCGGCCGGCCGGCACGACCCGTGCGTCGTGCCGCGGGCGGTGCCCATCGTCGAAGCGATGGCCGCCCTGGTGCTGGCGGATGCGGCGCTGATCCAGAAGACCCGCGCTTAA
- a CDS encoding NAD-dependent epimerase/dehydratase family protein, whose product MSRCLVTGAAGFIGSHLCEALLEQGHDVVGLDAFIPYYPRPIKETHLANARRNPRFTFHELDLRTADLAAAVDGCEVVFHEAAMPGLMKSWSHLDLYASCNLTGTQRLLEAAREAHVSHFIHVSTSSVYGREATGPENSILRPCSPYGITKLAAEHLCRTYADSFGLPLTILRYFSVYGPRQRPDMAYHILIRCLLKGEPFTLYGVGDQTRSNTYVADCVRATLLVMEQRDKALGETFNVGGGQVVSLNEVVSLLEELTGRALDIRREPARPGDQKHTAADIARIASMLGYRPSTPVREGLQAQLAWQKQSI is encoded by the coding sequence ATGAGTCGATGCCTGGTTACCGGGGCGGCGGGTTTCATCGGGTCGCATCTGTGCGAGGCCCTCCTGGAACAGGGCCACGACGTGGTCGGCCTGGACGCCTTCATCCCCTACTATCCCCGCCCGATCAAGGAAACCCACCTCGCGAACGCGCGCCGGAACCCCCGCTTCACGTTCCACGAACTGGACCTGCGCACCGCCGACCTGGCCGCGGCCGTGGACGGCTGCGAGGTCGTCTTCCACGAGGCCGCCATGCCCGGCCTGATGAAGAGCTGGAGCCACCTGGACCTCTATGCCTCCTGCAACCTGACCGGCACCCAGCGGCTGCTCGAGGCGGCCCGCGAGGCGCACGTGTCGCATTTCATCCACGTGTCCACGTCCAGCGTGTACGGGCGCGAGGCGACGGGCCCGGAGAACTCCATCCTGCGGCCCTGCTCGCCCTACGGCATCACGAAGCTCGCGGCCGAACATCTCTGCCGGACGTACGCGGACAGTTTCGGCCTGCCCCTGACCATCCTCCGGTATTTTTCCGTCTACGGCCCGCGCCAGCGCCCGGACATGGCCTACCACATCCTGATCCGCTGCCTGCTGAAGGGCGAGCCCTTCACCCTCTACGGGGTCGGGGATCAAACCCGGAGCAACACCTACGTGGCGGACTGCGTTCGGGCGACCCTGCTGGTCATGGAGCAGCGCGACAAGGCCCTGGGCGAGACCTTCAATGTCGGCGGCGGGCAGGTCGTGTCGCTCAACGAAGTCGTCTCGCTGCTGGAGGAACTGACCGGCCGCGCGCTGGACATCCGGCGCGAACCCGCCCGGCCGGGCGACCAGAAGCACACGGCGGCGGACATCGCCCGCATCGCGTCCATGCTAGGCTACCGACCCTCGACGCCCGTGCGGGAAGGCCTGCAGGCGCAACTGGCCTGGCAGAAGCAGTCGATTTAA
- a CDS encoding alkaline phosphatase family protein, with the protein MALIEQGVLRGLYAPEYRGNSIVNLLASLIRARGGRSPYAGLRGFPAGVFRRARRAVYLVLDGLGEHQLRWYLGRVRRSPFFGTQPRSVISTVFPATTAAAVTTFATGAPPRAHGVLGWHLHLPDLGMVSTILIGTTRTGMPMMGPDFPLKEYMRLPSHLATVPGRRTLISYGDIPDSRYSRAGLRWHETVACTTLNGLVRHVTAFARAPGRGLAYAYWPGLDSLCHEWGCFHPKTFAHMAALDRTLADLGGRLRGTGTALAITADHGLVDTPPEKCIELRSVPGFYDGLAVLPSGDAREVSCFVRPSKVKAFRSLVRTRLRRACYCVEGEYLVKRGFFGPGRDHPALAQRVGDYVLIARDGYAFNTTPPGMPSKFKRGNHGGMSAEEMRVPLFTVTF; encoded by the coding sequence ATGGCCCTGATCGAACAAGGCGTCCTGCGCGGGTTGTACGCCCCGGAATACCGCGGAAACAGCATCGTCAACCTGCTGGCCAGCCTGATCCGGGCGCGGGGCGGGCGCTCGCCGTACGCGGGCCTGCGCGGCTTTCCCGCCGGGGTGTTTCGCCGGGCGCGCCGCGCGGTCTACCTGGTGCTGGACGGGCTGGGGGAGCATCAACTCCGGTGGTATCTCGGCCGCGTCCGGCGCAGCCCGTTTTTCGGAACGCAGCCGCGCTCGGTCATCTCCACCGTCTTCCCCGCCACCACGGCCGCGGCCGTGACGACCTTCGCGACCGGTGCGCCGCCCCGCGCGCACGGCGTGCTGGGCTGGCACCTGCATCTCCCGGACCTGGGCATGGTCAGCACGATCCTCATCGGCACCACGCGCACCGGCATGCCCATGATGGGGCCGGATTTCCCCCTGAAGGAATACATGCGCCTGCCGTCCCACCTGGCGACCGTGCCCGGCCGGCGCACCCTGATTTCCTACGGCGACATCCCGGACAGCCGCTACTCCCGCGCCGGCCTGCGCTGGCACGAGACCGTCGCCTGCACGACGCTGAACGGCCTCGTCCGGCACGTGACCGCGTTCGCGCGGGCGCCCGGCCGCGGGCTGGCCTATGCCTACTGGCCCGGCCTCGATTCCCTCTGCCACGAGTGGGGCTGCTTTCACCCGAAGACCTTTGCCCACATGGCCGCCCTCGACCGCACCCTGGCGGACCTCGGCGGGCGGCTCCGCGGCACGGGCACGGCCCTCGCCATCACGGCCGATCACGGGCTGGTCGATACCCCGCCGGAAAAGTGCATCGAGTTGCGGAGCGTGCCGGGGTTTTACGACGGCCTGGCCGTGTTGCCCTCGGGCGACGCCCGCGAGGTCTCTTGCTTCGTGCGCCCGTCAAAGGTGAAAGCCTTCCGGTCGCTGGTGCGGACCCGACTGCGGAGGGCCTGCTACTGCGTCGAGGGCGAGTACCTGGTGAAGCGCGGATTCTTCGGCCCGGGCCGCGATCACCCGGCGCTGGCCCAGCGCGTGGGGGACTACGTCCTCATCGCCCGGGACGGGTACGCCTTCAACACCACGCCGCCGGGGATGCCGTCGAAGTTCAAGCGGGGCAACCACGGAGGCATGTCCGCCGAGGAAATGCGGGTCCCCCTGTTTACCGTGACCTTTTAA